The Candidatus Dechloromonas phosphoritropha genome includes a region encoding these proteins:
- a CDS encoding alpha/beta fold hydrolase, producing the protein MTACKPYHAPAWLPGGHAQTIWPRLIAQRPLKLRRERWETPDGDFIDADFLDGPPDAQLLVLFHGLEGNARSHYAISTARACKAIGWRFVMPHFRGCSGELNRRPRAYHSGDSEEIDWILRRLLAVNGGRKLHAAGVSLGGNTLLKWAGERGVAAGELVTGVAAICTPLDLTACGHHLARGFNRVYTRHFLNTLKAVSAARLRQFPGLFDEARMRRAINLYEFDDAVTAPMHGFASADEYWDKCSAKPWLKSIAVPTLAVNAKNDPFFPARYLPTATDASPRVHLEQPATGGHVGFVSGAFPGHLDWLPQRLLHFFTQEIA; encoded by the coding sequence ATCACCGCCTGCAAGCCGTATCATGCGCCCGCCTGGCTTCCCGGCGGCCATGCCCAGACCATCTGGCCGCGCCTGATCGCGCAGCGACCGCTCAAGCTGCGCCGCGAACGCTGGGAAACGCCCGATGGCGATTTCATCGACGCGGATTTTCTCGACGGTCCGCCCGACGCACAGTTGCTCGTCCTGTTCCACGGACTCGAGGGCAACGCCCGCAGCCATTACGCCATTTCGACGGCACGCGCCTGCAAGGCCATCGGCTGGCGCTTCGTGATGCCGCACTTTCGCGGCTGCTCGGGCGAACTGAACCGCCGTCCGCGTGCCTATCACTCGGGCGACAGCGAGGAAATCGACTGGATCCTGCGCCGCCTGCTGGCCGTCAACGGAGGACGCAAGCTGCACGCCGCCGGCGTCTCGCTCGGCGGCAACACGCTCCTCAAGTGGGCCGGCGAGCGGGGCGTCGCGGCCGGCGAGCTGGTGACAGGCGTCGCCGCCATCTGCACGCCGCTCGATCTGACCGCCTGCGGTCACCACCTGGCGCGCGGCTTCAACCGCGTCTATACACGCCACTTCCTAAACACGCTCAAGGCAGTTTCCGCCGCGCGCCTGCGCCAGTTTCCAGGGCTGTTCGACGAGGCCCGAATGCGGCGTGCGATCAATCTCTATGAATTCGACGACGCAGTCACCGCGCCGATGCACGGTTTCGCCAGCGCCGACGAATACTGGGACAAATGCTCGGCCAAACCCTGGCTCAAATCCATCGCCGTGCCGACGCTTGCGGTCAACGCCAAAAACGACCCATTTTTTCCTGCCAGATACCTGCCGACCGCCACCGATGCAAGCCCGCGCGTTCACCTCGAGCAGCCGGCCACCGGCGGCCACGTCGGCTTCGTCTCTGGCGCCTTCCCCGGCCATCTCGACTGGCTGCCACAGAGACTTCTCCACTTTTTTACCCAGGAAATCGCATGA
- a CDS encoding DEAD/DEAH box helicase — protein MISAYHTKYFAYALTHRCPPDSVEKLAGALVDAQVDLNPHQVDAALFAFNSPLSKGALLADEVGLGKTIEAGLVLSQKWAERKRRILVITPSNLRKQWFQELAEKFFLPCRILEAKPYNAAIRQGQFRPFEVPEIVICSYQFAKSKAADVHAVPWDLVVIDEAHRLRNVYKPSNVIANTLKQALAGKHKLLLTATPLQNSLLELFGLVSFIDEHAFGDLKSFREQFANLNQEQVFQTLKARLKPVCHRTLRRQVTAYIPYTKRLPLVEEFTPEESEDRLYQLVSEYLQRDNLQALPASQRSLMTLVLRKLLASSTFAIAGALTSISNRLKVKLLKHQPAESLADELDQDYEALDETAEEWADEFANDQPVELLIEADRHALEQEIADLDGFARLATSIEHNAKGKALLKALKIAFAKAQEIGAAQKAIIFTESRRTQSYLLRLLADSPFAEGIVLFNGSNTDDGSKLIYSQWLEHHQGGDRVTGSRSADMRSALVDYFREQGRIMIATEAGAEGINLQFCSLVVNYDLPWNPQRIEQRIGRCHRYGQKHDVVVVNFLNRKNAADQRVFELLSEKFQLFEGVFGASDEVLGAIESGVDFEKRIAAIYQTCRKPDEIQTAFNQLQLELSLEINESMTRTRRQLLENFDDEVREKLKVRGEASRAYLNRYERLLMQLTRHELNGQAEFIGDASFRLAANPFPQQAAAIPLGLYELPRRSGEAHLFRLNHPLAEALVTQAKVRELPPAEISFDYGQHDGKVTSLEPFIGKAGWLSLSLLSVESLDQAEDHLIFSAITDDGQSLDEEVAQRLLTLPCASPPQELLPLPQGEGRGEGRVQESLDTLTQGRQAIIQRDISTRNARYFEAEADKLDGWADDLKVGLEREIKEIDRQIKEDRRAATLALTLEEKLAGQKQIKALEFQRNQKRRSLFDAQDQVDKQREELIAVIEGKLNQTTTLQPLFTLRWRLA, from the coding sequence GTGATTTCCGCTTACCACACGAAATATTTCGCCTACGCGCTAACCCATCGCTGCCCGCCTGACAGTGTGGAGAAGCTAGCTGGCGCGCTCGTCGACGCCCAGGTTGACTTGAATCCTCACCAGGTAGATGCAGCCCTTTTCGCGTTCAACTCGCCTCTTTCAAAGGGGGCACTTCTGGCGGACGAGGTGGGCCTGGGCAAGACCATCGAGGCAGGCCTCGTCCTCTCGCAGAAATGGGCAGAGCGCAAACGGCGCATTCTGGTGATAACGCCATCCAACCTGCGCAAGCAGTGGTTTCAGGAGCTGGCCGAAAAGTTTTTCCTGCCCTGCAGGATTCTCGAAGCCAAGCCCTACAACGCCGCCATCAGGCAAGGCCAGTTCCGCCCGTTCGAGGTGCCGGAGATCGTCATTTGCTCCTACCAGTTCGCCAAGAGCAAAGCCGCCGACGTTCACGCCGTGCCCTGGGACCTGGTGGTGATCGACGAAGCGCACCGGCTGCGCAACGTTTACAAGCCGTCGAACGTCATCGCCAATACGTTGAAGCAGGCGTTGGCCGGCAAGCACAAGCTGCTGCTTACCGCGACGCCACTACAGAATTCGCTGCTGGAATTGTTCGGCCTGGTGAGCTTCATCGACGAACACGCCTTCGGCGATCTGAAAAGTTTCCGTGAGCAGTTCGCCAATCTGAATCAGGAGCAGGTATTCCAGACGCTCAAGGCGCGCCTCAAGCCGGTCTGCCATCGCACTCTGCGCCGTCAGGTCACGGCTTACATTCCCTACACCAAGCGCTTGCCGCTGGTCGAGGAATTCACCCCCGAGGAAAGCGAAGACCGGCTCTACCAGCTCGTATCGGAATACCTGCAGCGGGACAACCTCCAGGCCCTGCCGGCCAGCCAGCGTTCCCTGATGACGCTGGTTCTGCGCAAGCTGCTGGCATCGAGCACCTTTGCCATCGCGGGCGCATTAACCTCGATATCCAACCGGCTCAAAGTCAAGCTGCTCAAGCATCAGCCGGCAGAATCGCTCGCAGACGAGCTGGATCAGGACTACGAAGCCCTGGACGAAACCGCCGAGGAATGGGCCGACGAATTTGCCAACGACCAACCGGTCGAACTGCTCATCGAAGCCGACCGTCACGCGCTTGAACAGGAAATCGCCGACCTCGACGGCTTCGCCCGGCTGGCCACCTCCATCGAGCACAATGCCAAGGGAAAGGCGCTGCTCAAGGCGTTGAAGATCGCCTTTGCCAAGGCGCAGGAAATCGGCGCGGCGCAGAAGGCCATCATCTTTACCGAGTCGCGCCGCACCCAGAGCTATCTGTTGCGCCTGCTGGCGGACAGCCCGTTTGCCGAGGGCATCGTGCTGTTCAATGGCTCGAATACCGACGATGGCTCCAAGCTGATCTACAGCCAGTGGCTTGAACACCACCAGGGTGGCGACCGTGTCACCGGTTCGCGCAGCGCCGACATGCGCTCGGCGCTGGTCGACTACTTCCGCGAGCAGGGCCGCATCATGATCGCCACCGAGGCGGGGGCCGAAGGCATCAACCTCCAGTTCTGTTCGCTAGTGGTGAATTACGACCTGCCCTGGAACCCGCAGCGCATCGAGCAGCGCATCGGCCGCTGCCATCGTTACGGCCAGAAGCACGATGTGGTGGTCGTGAACTTCCTCAATCGCAAGAACGCCGCCGACCAGCGCGTCTTCGAATTGCTGTCCGAAAAGTTCCAGCTCTTCGAAGGCGTTTTCGGCGCCAGTGACGAAGTGCTGGGCGCCATCGAATCCGGCGTCGATTTTGAAAAGCGCATCGCCGCCATCTACCAGACTTGCCGCAAGCCGGATGAAATCCAGACCGCCTTCAACCAGCTTCAGCTTGAACTAAGCCTGGAAATCAACGAGTCGATGACGCGCACGCGCCGGCAATTGCTGGAAAACTTCGACGACGAGGTGCGCGAAAAGCTCAAGGTGCGCGGCGAAGCTTCCAGGGCCTATCTCAATCGCTACGAGCGCCTGCTCATGCAGCTCACGCGGCATGAACTCAACGGGCAGGCCGAGTTTATCGGCGATGCCTCGTTTCGTCTGGCGGCCAACCCTTTCCCGCAGCAAGCCGCCGCTATTCCGCTGGGACTGTACGAGCTGCCGCGCCGCTCCGGCGAAGCGCACCTCTTCCGCCTCAACCATCCGCTCGCCGAAGCCCTGGTGACGCAGGCGAAAGTCCGCGAACTGCCACCGGCGGAAATCAGTTTCGACTATGGCCAGCATGACGGCAAAGTCACTTCCCTGGAGCCGTTCATCGGCAAGGCCGGCTGGCTTTCCCTTTCGCTCCTCAGTGTGGAATCGCTCGATCAGGCTGAAGACCACCTGATCTTTTCGGCGATCACCGACGATGGGCAGTCCCTCGATGAAGAAGTCGCGCAGCGCCTGCTGACGCTGCCATGCGCATCCCCTCCGCAAGAATTACTCCCTCTCCCTCAAGGAGAGGGCCGGGGTGAGGGCAGGGTTCAGGAATCACTCGACACGCTCACTCAAGGCCGTCAGGCCATCATCCAGCGCGACATCTCCACGCGTAACGCCCGATACTTCGAGGCCGAGGCCGACAAGCTCGATGGCTGGGCCGACGACCTCAAGGTCGGACTGGAGCGCGAAATCAAGGAAATCGACCGCCAGATCAAGGAAGACCGTCGCGCTGCCACATTGGCTCTCACCCTGGAGGAAAAGCTCGCCGGGCAAAAGCAGATCAAGGCGCTTGAATTCCAGCGCAACCAGAAGCGCCGTTCCCTGTTCGATGCGCAGGATCAGGTGGACAAACAGCGGGAGGAGTTGATTGCAGTCATCGAGGGCAAGCTGAATCAGACCACGACATTGCAGCCATTGTTCACACTGCGCTGGAGGCTCGCCTGA
- a CDS encoding DUF3225 domain-containing protein, producing the protein MSKPTNFATPEDLEQAFYEAVLKGDADLLMQLWAEDEETLCVHPTGVRLIGIAAIRESWRGIFSSTRLRVQAESIAHWQGSVLAIHHLTEILFVGDDPGPHGPLHVTHVYTRGAHGWRLVSRHASAADDGHQAMADAIPHTLH; encoded by the coding sequence ATGAGCAAACCCACCAATTTCGCCACCCCCGAAGATCTCGAGCAGGCCTTCTACGAGGCCGTCCTCAAGGGCGATGCCGACCTCCTCATGCAACTGTGGGCCGAGGACGAGGAAACCCTGTGCGTCCACCCGACTGGAGTCCGCCTGATCGGCATCGCCGCGATCCGCGAAAGCTGGCGCGGCATTTTTTCCAGCACCCGGCTGCGCGTCCAGGCCGAGTCGATCGCTCACTGGCAAGGCTCGGTACTGGCCATCCATCACCTGACCGAAATCCTCTTTGTCGGCGACGATCCCGGGCCGCACGGGCCGCTGCACGTCACCCACGTCTATACGCGCGGCGCGCACGGCTGGCGCCTGGTCAGCCGCCACGCCTCGGCCGCCGACGACGGCCACCAGGCCATGGCCGACGCCATCCCGCACACGCTCCATTGA
- a CDS encoding IS4 family transposase: MCHPKYVNVLFRLVDFIQSTAFREAARRDSRNFTRSRGLPFTDLIAFLLSGVRGAVQGELDAFFTLLARRTRLSRVVTASAFSKARSRLYANVFDPLNTELLRLVDEALPGQPLWQGLRVLAADASKVRLTLLNAEGKRCVREATLFGLFRPGIELFDSLILHSPLVGERQMLFERLDRIDRHDMLLLDRGYPGAWLVAALLHREIPFCMRCDSSSTFAAITQFMRSGQDDTVVTLPPPNCRDAVDYECPRQASTVRLIRQVTPAGKVRVLMTSLLDSAQYPAPAFADLYHRRWRIEEAFKRLKHRLSLEHTSGLTWLAACQDVGAKMLCDNLNALAVYLATEHLIAPDSPWRINRTLAFSHLRRLLLQVLTGRLRLTSRIVAALFSEIVLNLQKFIPNRNRPRPIRPKPHKSHAYKTAP, from the coding sequence ATATGCCATCCTAAATATGTCAATGTGCTTTTCAGGCTTGTGGACTTCATTCAGAGCACAGCCTTTCGCGAAGCGGCTCGCCGTGATTCCCGGAATTTCACGCGCAGCCGTGGATTGCCCTTCACCGATCTGATCGCTTTCCTGCTCAGCGGTGTGCGTGGGGCCGTGCAGGGCGAACTCGATGCGTTCTTCACGCTGCTGGCGCGGCGAACCCGCTTGTCTCGGGTGGTGACCGCCAGTGCGTTCTCGAAGGCGCGTAGCCGCCTCTATGCGAATGTCTTCGATCCGCTCAACACAGAGTTGCTGCGGCTGGTCGATGAAGCCCTTCCCGGTCAGCCGCTCTGGCAGGGATTGCGGGTTCTGGCCGCCGATGCCTCCAAGGTTCGCTTGACCTTGCTGAACGCGGAGGGCAAGCGGTGTGTGCGCGAGGCGACGCTGTTCGGCTTGTTTCGTCCGGGCATCGAGTTGTTCGATTCGCTGATCCTGCACAGCCCCCTGGTTGGTGAGCGGCAGATGCTGTTCGAGCGCCTGGACCGGATTGACCGCCACGACATGCTGCTGCTCGACCGCGGTTACCCGGGCGCGTGGCTGGTGGCCGCCTTGCTGCATCGGGAGATTCCCTTTTGCATGCGCTGCGATTCGTCGTCGACCTTTGCCGCCATCACGCAGTTCATGCGCTCCGGCCAGGACGACACCGTGGTGACCCTGCCACCGCCGAATTGCCGGGATGCCGTCGATTATGAGTGTCCCCGCCAGGCCTCGACCGTGCGCCTGATCCGCCAAGTGACACCCGCCGGTAAGGTGCGCGTGCTCATGACGTCCTTGCTCGACAGTGCGCAGTATCCGGCGCCTGCATTCGCAGATCTCTATCATCGGCGCTGGCGCATCGAAGAGGCCTTCAAGCGCCTCAAGCATCGCCTGTCGCTTGAGCATACGTCTGGCTTGACCTGGCTCGCGGCCTGTCAGGACGTCGGCGCCAAGATGCTCTGCGACAACCTCAATGCGCTGGCGGTCTATCTGGCCACGGAGCACCTCATCGCCCCAGATTCGCCGTGGCGTATCAATCGCACCTTGGCTTTCTCGCATCTGCGCCGTCTGCTGCTCCAAGTGCTCACCGGTCGCCTTCGCTTGACCTCGCGCATCGTCGCCGCACTGTTCTCCGAGATTGTCCTGAACCTTCAAAAATTCATCCCCAACCGAAACCGACCGCGACCTATTCGACCCAAGCCACACAAGTCTCATGCCTACAAAACCGCTCCATGA
- a CDS encoding SGNH/GDSL hydrolase family protein, which translates to MINGPVWNEAEIQPGDTPTVLAIGDSWFWYPRNNLAIPLHRILNRSSNHVILVRGHNGAEAVEYENGPIRKQIEWDLDKKIGYGRTIRAVFLSGGGNDFAGRDDMRALLKGDCSSLSDPSQCFRASQPAQLFEAVQKALLSVVDLVAEKLPGVPVFVHGYDYAVPSGKGFFGLGQWLQYPMDESQVDRGIQQAVVNELIDSFAGALAEASKKRPALHVVNARETLKPDQWANELHPTPRGFNKLATAWEPVLKSAGIA; encoded by the coding sequence ATGATCAATGGACCGGTGTGGAATGAAGCGGAGATTCAGCCTGGCGATACTCCGACAGTGTTGGCGATTGGCGATTCCTGGTTCTGGTACCCGCGTAACAATTTGGCCATTCCGCTGCACCGAATTCTCAACAGAAGCTCAAACCACGTCATTCTTGTGCGCGGACATAACGGTGCCGAAGCCGTCGAATACGAAAATGGGCCCATTCGGAAGCAGATCGAATGGGATCTGGACAAGAAGATTGGCTATGGCCGCACCATCAGGGCGGTTTTCCTGTCGGGCGGTGGAAACGACTTCGCCGGGCGCGACGACATGCGAGCACTTCTCAAGGGTGACTGTTCGAGCCTGTCGGACCCTTCGCAGTGTTTCCGGGCCAGCCAACCCGCTCAACTCTTCGAAGCCGTTCAGAAAGCACTGCTCAGTGTCGTCGATCTCGTTGCTGAAAAACTGCCAGGGGTTCCGGTGTTCGTTCATGGCTACGACTATGCCGTTCCGAGCGGGAAGGGCTTTTTTGGGCTGGGTCAATGGCTGCAATACCCGATGGACGAGTCGCAGGTGGATCGCGGCATACAACAAGCTGTCGTCAATGAACTGATTGACTCGTTCGCCGGGGCGTTGGCCGAAGCATCCAAAAAGCGGCCTGCTCTCCACGTCGTCAACGCCAGGGAAACTCTGAAACCGGATCAGTGGGCCAACGAACTGCACCCAACGCCAAGAGGGTTCAACAAGCTCGCTACTGCATGGGAGCCTGTCTTGAAGTCTGCCGGGATCGCATGA
- a CDS encoding phosphomannomutase/phosphoglucomutase encodes MSATINLPAEIFKAYDIRGIVGKSLTAEVVRRIGHALGSLAVEHGQTAIAVGRDGRLSGPELAGALIDGICAAGCDAIDVGCVPTPVTYFAAWELGCNSCVSVTGSHNPPDYNGLKMVIAGTTLALDAIQQLKRRANSGDLRHGNGKRSSADVKSAYIERIVSDVHLARPLKIVMDCGNGVAGAVAPELFAHLGCEVVPLFCEVDGNFPNHHPDPSKPENLADVIRALRETDAEIGIAFDGDGDRLGVVTKDGEIIYPDRQLMLFAADVLSRVPGGQIIYDVKCTRLLAPWIRQHGGEPLMWNTGHALVKAKLKETGAPLAGEMSGHTFFKERWYGFDDGLYAGARLLEILSHSADVGAPLKSLPNSPSTPELNIKMAEGEPFALIDKLKAEGVFDGATERITIDGLRVEYPDGFGLARPSNTTPVVVLRFEADNNAALARIQGDFRRAITAVWSGIEVPF; translated from the coding sequence ATGAGTGCCACCATCAACCTCCCCGCAGAGATTTTCAAGGCCTACGACATCCGCGGCATCGTCGGCAAATCGCTGACCGCCGAGGTCGTCCGCCGCATCGGCCACGCCCTCGGCTCGCTGGCCGTCGAGCACGGCCAGACCGCCATCGCCGTCGGCCGCGACGGCCGCCTCTCCGGCCCCGAACTCGCCGGCGCGCTGATCGACGGCATCTGCGCCGCTGGCTGCGACGCCATCGACGTCGGCTGCGTGCCAACGCCGGTCACCTACTTCGCCGCCTGGGAACTCGGCTGCAACTCCTGCGTCTCGGTCACCGGCAGCCACAACCCGCCCGACTACAACGGCCTCAAGATGGTCATCGCCGGCACCACGCTGGCCCTCGACGCCATCCAGCAACTGAAACGGCGCGCTAACAGTGGCGATCTCAGGCACGGTAACGGCAAGCGCAGCAGCGCCGATGTCAAGAGCGCCTACATCGAGCGCATCGTTTCCGACGTCCACCTCGCCCGCCCGCTGAAGATCGTCATGGATTGCGGCAACGGCGTCGCCGGCGCCGTCGCCCCCGAGCTCTTCGCCCACCTCGGCTGCGAAGTCGTGCCGCTGTTCTGCGAGGTCGACGGCAACTTCCCGAACCACCACCCCGACCCCTCCAAGCCAGAGAACCTCGCCGACGTCATCCGCGCGCTGCGCGAGACCGACGCCGAGATCGGCATCGCCTTCGACGGCGACGGCGACCGCCTCGGCGTCGTTACCAAAGATGGCGAGATCATCTACCCGGACCGCCAGTTGATGCTGTTCGCCGCCGACGTGCTGTCGCGCGTGCCCGGCGGCCAGATCATCTACGACGTCAAATGCACGCGCCTGCTGGCGCCGTGGATCAGGCAACACGGTGGCGAACCGCTGATGTGGAACACCGGCCACGCGCTGGTCAAGGCCAAGCTCAAGGAAACCGGCGCCCCGCTCGCCGGCGAGATGAGTGGCCACACCTTCTTCAAGGAACGCTGGTACGGCTTCGACGACGGCCTCTACGCCGGCGCCCGTCTGCTCGAAATCCTCTCGCACTCAGCCGACGTCGGCGCGCCGCTCAAATCGCTGCCCAATTCGCCGTCGACCCCGGAACTCAACATCAAGATGGCCGAGGGCGAACCCTTCGCGCTGATCGACAAGCTCAAGGCCGAGGGCGTCTTCGACGGCGCAACGGAACGGATCACCATAGACGGCCTGCGCGTCGAATACCCCGACGGCTTCGGCCTCGCCCGGCCGTCGAACACGACGCCGGTCGTCGTCCTGCGCTTCGAGGCGGACAACAACGCCGCGCTGGCGCGCATCCAGGGCGATTTCCGGCGGGCGATCACTGCGGTGTGGTCGGGGATTGAAGTGCCGTTCTGA